The Bacillus carboniphilus genome contains a region encoding:
- the pheS gene encoding phenylalanine--tRNA ligase subunit alpha → MQEKLQHLKEEAIHAINEVKSSKKLNEIRVSYLGKKGPITEVLRGMGKLSKEERPKIGALANVVREEIANKISLKQQQLEEEEVMKKLANETVDVTLPGRPILQGGTHPLTAVTEEIEDLFLSMGYSIAEGPEVESDYYNFEALNIPKAHPARDMQDTFYIDEETLLRTHTSPVQIRTLEQFEGKGPVKIICPGRVYRRDSDDATHSHQFAQIEGLVVDENIRMSDLKGTLEVFAKAMFGEEREIRLRPSFFPFTEPSVEVDVSCFKCGGAGCNVCKGTGWIEVLGAGMVHPNVLKMAGFDPVKYQGFAFGIGQERIAMLKYGIDDIRHFYTNDLRFLSQFKQL, encoded by the coding sequence ATGCAAGAAAAGCTACAGCATTTAAAAGAAGAAGCAATCCATGCCATAAATGAAGTGAAAAGCTCCAAAAAATTAAATGAGATTCGCGTATCGTATTTAGGAAAAAAAGGCCCGATAACAGAAGTGCTTAGAGGGATGGGGAAACTTTCAAAAGAGGAACGTCCGAAAATAGGGGCATTAGCAAATGTTGTTCGTGAAGAAATCGCTAATAAAATTTCTTTAAAGCAACAGCAATTAGAAGAAGAAGAAGTAATGAAAAAATTAGCGAATGAGACAGTGGATGTAACGCTACCAGGACGCCCAATATTGCAAGGTGGAACCCATCCTCTTACAGCTGTAACAGAGGAAATTGAGGATCTGTTCTTAAGCATGGGCTATTCAATCGCTGAAGGACCAGAAGTTGAGTCTGATTACTATAACTTTGAAGCACTAAATATTCCGAAGGCTCATCCTGCAAGAGATATGCAAGATACTTTTTATATCGACGAAGAAACATTGTTAAGAACACATACCTCTCCCGTACAAATTCGCACGTTAGAGCAATTTGAAGGGAAAGGTCCAGTGAAAATTATTTGTCCAGGAAGAGTGTATCGACGAGATAGTGACGACGCCACCCATTCTCATCAATTTGCTCAAATAGAAGGTCTTGTTGTTGATGAAAATATCCGAATGAGTGATTTAAAAGGGACGTTAGAAGTGTTTGCAAAGGCGATGTTTGGTGAAGAAAGAGAAATTCGCTTGCGTCCAAGCTTTTTCCCGTTCACCGAACCTTCAGTTGAGGTAGATGTATCATGTTTTAAATGTGGCGGGGCAGGCTGTAACGTTTGTAAAGGAACGGGATGGATTGAAGTATTAGGAGCGGGCATGGTTCACCCAAATGTGTTAAAAATGGCTGGATTTGATCCTGTAAAATATCAAGGTTTTGCTTTTGGGATTGGTCAAGAACGAATTGCCATGCTCAAATATGGAATTGACGATATTCGTCATTTTTACACGAATGATCTGCGTTTCTTATCACAATTTAAACAACTATAA
- the pheT gene encoding phenylalanine--tRNA ligase subunit beta — translation MYVSYKWLEQYVDLLGISPSDLAEKITRSGIEVESVETLNEGIKGVVIGHVLEKNQHPDADKLNVCLVDIGGEDAVQIVCGAPNVDKGQKVIVAKVGAVLPGNFKIKKAKLRGEQSHGMICSLQELGVEGKLVAKEYAEGIFVFPENVEVGADALAQLHLDDTVLELGLTPNRADALSMLGVAHEVAAILDKEVSYPPTEHQAVEKRTDATVAVSVEDAEANPLYIAKVVENVKIAPSPLWLQARLMAAGIRPHNNVVDITNFILLEYGTPLHAFDYDRISSKEVLVRFAKQGESLTTLDEVERTLSSDQLVITDGREPIALAGVMGGANTEVQSDTTNVLIEAAYFNPESIRRSVKAHNLRSEASTRFEKGIDPSRVRLAAERAAKLLQELAGGSVLKGSVEVDTYDWKVNTVTTTVGKVNATLGTNITQEEVSDIFRRLQFDVEIIGEKVIVHVPSRRGDISIEEDLIEEVARLYGYDNIPTTLPVGERTPGQLTTYQQKRRKVRRFLEGAGLYQAITYSLSSEQRAKQFALEDSELTKLALPMSEDRSALRLSLIPHLIEALKHNIARQSEKVALFEIGSVFLKENETLTEKERLSGALTGLWESHPWQGEKKPLDFFVAKGIVDGVLQTLNVLDLVEYKQAKRQGLHPGRTAEIIFDGKLIGYIGQLHPTVQKEHDLQETYVFELALESLMNVIVPELEYKAIPKYPSISRDIALVVDQKVVAGDLEEQIRVTGGNLLKKVSIFDVYEGEHLPEGKKSIAYRLTYLDPQKTLTDEEVTSKHEKVLKVLEEKFAATLRS, via the coding sequence ATGTACGTTTCATATAAATGGCTTGAACAATATGTTGATCTATTAGGAATTTCACCAAGTGATTTAGCAGAAAAAATTACAAGGTCAGGAATTGAAGTAGAAAGCGTTGAAACGCTTAATGAAGGAATAAAAGGTGTCGTAATTGGTCACGTTTTAGAAAAAAATCAACACCCGGATGCTGATAAGCTAAACGTTTGTCTAGTTGATATTGGGGGAGAGGATGCAGTGCAAATTGTTTGTGGTGCTCCGAATGTCGATAAAGGTCAAAAGGTTATTGTCGCTAAGGTTGGAGCGGTATTACCAGGTAACTTTAAAATAAAAAAAGCAAAACTTAGAGGTGAGCAATCACATGGCATGATTTGTTCCTTGCAAGAGCTAGGAGTAGAGGGCAAGCTGGTTGCTAAAGAGTATGCAGAAGGAATCTTCGTTTTCCCTGAAAATGTTGAAGTGGGAGCAGATGCTTTAGCTCAATTGCACTTGGATGATACGGTGTTAGAATTAGGTTTAACACCTAACCGAGCGGATGCATTAAGTATGCTTGGCGTCGCACATGAAGTGGCGGCAATTTTAGATAAAGAGGTAAGCTATCCTCCAACTGAGCATCAAGCAGTTGAAAAAAGAACAGATGCAACTGTTGCAGTCTCAGTAGAAGATGCTGAAGCGAATCCATTATACATTGCTAAAGTCGTTGAGAATGTTAAAATAGCTCCTTCTCCTCTATGGCTTCAAGCAAGACTTATGGCTGCTGGGATTAGACCACATAATAATGTAGTTGATATTACTAATTTCATTTTATTAGAGTATGGTACACCTTTACATGCGTTTGATTATGATCGAATTTCTTCTAAGGAGGTTCTAGTACGTTTTGCTAAGCAAGGTGAATCGTTAACTACATTGGATGAAGTAGAAAGAACACTATCTTCAGATCAGTTAGTCATTACTGATGGACGTGAGCCAATTGCTTTAGCAGGAGTCATGGGCGGAGCGAATACGGAAGTTCAATCTGATACTACAAACGTGTTAATTGAAGCCGCTTATTTTAATCCAGAGAGCATTCGTCGTTCTGTAAAAGCCCATAACTTAAGAAGTGAGGCAAGCACTCGTTTTGAAAAAGGCATTGATCCAAGTCGTGTCCGTTTAGCGGCAGAAAGAGCGGCAAAACTGTTGCAAGAACTAGCAGGTGGATCTGTGTTGAAAGGGTCAGTTGAAGTAGATACGTATGATTGGAAAGTAAATACAGTCACCACAACGGTTGGAAAAGTTAATGCTACCTTAGGTACCAACATTACACAAGAAGAAGTCAGTGATATTTTCAGACGTTTGCAATTTGACGTTGAAATAATTGGAGAGAAAGTAATTGTTCATGTTCCTTCTCGACGGGGAGATATTTCAATTGAAGAAGATTTAATTGAGGAAGTTGCTAGATTGTATGGCTATGACAACATCCCAACTACTTTACCAGTAGGAGAGCGAACCCCTGGACAGTTAACGACGTATCAGCAAAAAAGAAGAAAAGTTCGTCGCTTTTTAGAAGGAGCAGGACTATACCAAGCCATTACGTATTCTTTATCAAGTGAGCAAAGAGCGAAGCAGTTTGCCTTAGAAGATTCTGAATTAACAAAGCTAGCTTTGCCGATGAGTGAGGACCGAAGTGCTCTTAGATTGAGTTTAATTCCACATTTAATTGAAGCTTTAAAGCATAACATAGCAAGACAATCAGAGAAGGTAGCTTTATTTGAAATCGGTTCGGTCTTTTTAAAAGAAAATGAAACGCTAACAGAAAAAGAGCGTTTGTCAGGAGCATTGACAGGTTTATGGGAGAGTCATCCTTGGCAAGGAGAAAAGAAGCCTTTAGATTTTTTTGTGGCAAAAGGCATTGTTGATGGTGTTCTTCAAACATTAAATGTTTTAGACTTAGTGGAATATAAGCAGGCGAAAAGACAAGGACTGCATCCAGGAAGAACAGCTGAGATCATCTTTGATGGTAAGCTTATCGGTTATATAGGACAGCTTCATCCAACTGTTCAAAAAGAGCATGATTTACAAGAAACTTATGTGTTTGAGCTTGCTTTAGAAAGCCTTATGAATGTTATTGTTCCTGAATTGGAATATAAGGCTATTCCAAAGTATCCTTCTATTTCAAGAGATATTGCTCTTGTTGTTGATCAAAAAGTTGTAGCTGGAGATTTAGAAGAACAAATCCGTGTTACAGGAGGAAACTTGCTTAAGAAAGTTTCTATTTTCGATGTTTACGAAGGAGAACACTTACCTGAAGGGAAAAAGTCGATTGCATATAGACTGACTTATTTAGACCCACAAAAAACATTAACAGATGAAGAAGTGACAAGTAAGCATGAAAAAGTATTAAAAGTGTTAGAAGAGAAATTTGCTGCTACTTTGAGAAGTTAA
- the zapA gene encoding cell division protein ZapA: MSDERKNKAIVDIYGQQFSVVGPESISHMRSVASIVDEKMREISDKNPSLDLNKLAVLTAINVVHDYLKLKEDYEALESLLEEKD; the protein is encoded by the coding sequence TTGTCTGATGAACGTAAAAATAAAGCAATAGTTGATATATATGGTCAACAATTTTCAGTTGTTGGACCTGAAAGTATTAGCCACATGAGAAGTGTGGCGTCCATTGTCGATGAAAAAATGAGAGAAATTAGTGATAAAAACCCTTCCCTAGATTTAAATAAATTAGCTGTTTTGACGGCGATTAATGTTGTTCATGATTATTTAAAATTAAAGGAAGATTATGAAGCATTAGAATCATTACTTGAGGAAAAGGATTGA
- a CDS encoding TrmH family RNA methyltransferase, with translation MIKIESAQNDRVKKWRKLHERKYREKQQLFLIEGFHLIEEALKYKGIVEEIIKTEGVEIPNHWKTADIISTTTQVMKSLSETETSQEVVAVCHMSTTLIDFTKKRFLLVDGVQDPGNLGTMIRTADAAGFDAVIIGKGTVDLYNSKVIRSTQGSIFHLPIVKEDLSQAIEHLKNHQIKVIGTALENSESYNKLEKPSRFAIIVGNEGKGMNKQLLTQTDVNVSLPIYGQAESLNVAVAAGILMYYYR, from the coding sequence TTGATCAAAATTGAATCGGCTCAAAATGACAGAGTGAAAAAATGGAGAAAACTTCACGAACGGAAATATCGAGAAAAACAACAACTTTTTTTAATAGAAGGATTTCATTTAATTGAAGAAGCACTGAAGTATAAAGGGATAGTTGAAGAGATTATCAAAACAGAGGGAGTGGAAATCCCAAATCATTGGAAAACGGCCGATATTATTAGTACTACGACACAAGTAATGAAGTCGTTGTCAGAAACGGAAACATCCCAAGAAGTAGTAGCCGTTTGTCATATGAGTACCACTCTTATTGATTTTACAAAGAAACGATTTTTACTAGTCGATGGCGTTCAAGATCCAGGGAATTTAGGGACGATGATTCGTACAGCTGATGCGGCTGGTTTTGATGCAGTTATTATAGGGAAAGGAACGGTTGATTTATATAACAGTAAAGTGATTCGTTCTACCCAAGGTTCCATTTTTCACCTGCCAATTGTAAAAGAAGATTTAAGTCAGGCTATTGAACATTTGAAAAATCATCAAATAAAGGTCATTGGAACAGCTTTGGAAAATAGTGAGTCCTATAATAAGCTTGAAAAGCCTTCTCGTTTTGCTATCATTGTTGGGAATGAAGGGAAGGGGATGAATAAACAGCTGTTGACCCAAACAGATGTAAATGTCTCTTTGCCTATTTATGGACAAGCTGAATCATTAAATGTAGCTGTTGCGGCAGGGATTTTGATGTATTATTATCGCTAG
- a CDS encoding CvpA family protein, protein MLDLLLLFILFSGLLVGIKRGFILQTIHLTGFIVAYIVAVFYYDDLAPHLNLWIPYPSFSSTAPVFALLEGDNLEQAYYLAIAFVILFIGSKFLLQIIGSMLDFVAMLPILKQLNRYAGALLGFLEVYLILFILLFIAALLPIEQLQTAMDGSVIAKMMVNHTPYFSSKIQALWIDYVSI, encoded by the coding sequence ATGCTTGATTTGCTTTTACTGTTTATTTTATTTAGTGGTTTGTTAGTTGGCATTAAAAGAGGTTTTATTTTGCAAACCATTCATTTAACTGGTTTTATTGTTGCCTATATAGTCGCCGTGTTTTATTATGATGACTTAGCACCACACCTTAACTTATGGATTCCATATCCATCTTTCAGTTCAACTGCTCCGGTTTTTGCTTTATTAGAAGGTGATAACTTAGAACAGGCTTATTACCTGGCGATTGCTTTTGTTATTCTATTCATAGGGTCAAAGTTTCTTTTACAAATCATAGGATCAATGCTTGACTTTGTTGCAATGTTGCCAATTTTGAAACAATTGAATCGATATGCAGGGGCTCTTTTAGGTTTTTTAGAAGTTTATTTAATTTTGTTTATCCTTCTGTTTATTGCAGCTTTACTTCCTATCGAGCAGTTACAAACAGCGATGGATGGTTCAGTCATTGCAAAAATGATGGTGAATCATACTCCATATTTTTCGTCTAAGATTCAAGCTCTTTGGATTGATTATGTCAGTATTTAA
- a CDS encoding ABC transporter permease produces the protein MAFLEIEIKALLREPISLFFLIVVPIILMIVFGGVFGDEQTHFGENVLGIDTVVPINIVFLLANVGLMGIPITILELKEQGVLKRYSTYPINMRNYFLSLMAAFSLFSIISTCLFMSLSFFVYGASYFMNLFETTIFILLYFLIIYIFYSIGFLLALFIKSSRTANLVSSGFFIALLFTSGIVLPIDSLPQYIQVIAKIFPMFHSVEVTQMLWISELSWSDSYPSILYLLLLGTGIFILFRNLKVKWEI, from the coding sequence ATGGCATTTCTAGAAATCGAGATAAAAGCCCTTTTACGTGAACCTATATCGTTGTTTTTTTTGATTGTCGTTCCGATTATTTTAATGATTGTTTTTGGCGGGGTGTTTGGAGATGAGCAAACCCACTTTGGTGAAAATGTACTCGGGATCGATACAGTGGTTCCAATCAATATCGTTTTTCTTCTAGCAAATGTGGGATTAATGGGAATACCTATTACCATTTTGGAGTTGAAGGAGCAAGGTGTATTAAAACGGTATAGTACTTACCCCATTAATATGAGAAATTACTTCCTTTCACTAATGGCTGCCTTCTCTTTATTCAGTATCATTTCAACATGTTTATTTATGTCACTATCATTTTTTGTGTACGGTGCATCCTACTTTATGAATCTCTTTGAAACCACCATATTTATTCTACTCTATTTTTTGATCATTTATATCTTTTATTCTATAGGGTTTTTACTTGCTTTATTTATAAAATCTTCTAGAACAGCCAATCTAGTATCCTCTGGTTTTTTTATAGCCTTACTGTTTACTTCAGGAATTGTGTTACCAATTGATTCATTGCCCCAATATATCCAAGTTATAGCTAAAATTTTTCCGATGTTTCACAGTGTAGAGGTCACACAAATGCTTTGGATAAGTGAATTATCTTGGAGTGATTCTTATCCAAGTATCCTTTACTTACTATTATTGGGAACAGGTATATTTATATTATTTAGAAATTTGAAAGTAAAGTGGGAAATTTAA
- the polX gene encoding DNA polymerase/3'-5' exonuclease PolX — MMVNKKDVIKLLETIAVHMELKGENPFKISAFRKAANALEQDERSLTNIEDFTKIQGIGKGTATVINEFIETGKSSVLEELKQDVPQGLISLLKLPGLGGKKIAKLYHQLQVIDIETLKKACEEKKVQELAGFGKKTEEKILAEIEELGSRPERLPLAFMLPVADDIENILQSFHSIEQFSRAGSIRRLKETIKDLDFIISTNHPQKVREQLLSIPHIVDVIANGDTKVSIELEYDYHVSVDFRLVKKEEFATTLHHFTGSKDHNVKMRQLAKERGEKISEYGVEKVETEEIQHFETEEAFFNHFDLPFITPELRIDGSEVDKVDELSLLIDQKDVKGDLHMHSTWSDGAYTIEEMAEACRKKGYQYMAITDHSQFLKVANGLTPQRLREQKKEIDALNKKYHDFYIFSGIEMDILPDGTLDFDDDVLKELDFVIASIHSNFSQDREKIMERLKVALKNHHVNMIAHPTGRLIGKRKGYEIDVDGLIELAKETNTALELNANPNRLDLRMEHLVKAQKKGVRLVINTDAHNIDMLGHMNIGVAAARRARILSGNVLNTMDVNQLKDFLYK; from the coding sequence ATGATGGTGAATAAAAAAGATGTGATCAAACTACTCGAAACGATTGCTGTTCATATGGAGTTAAAAGGAGAGAATCCTTTTAAAATATCGGCTTTTAGAAAAGCGGCTAATGCCCTTGAACAAGATGAACGGAGCTTAACGAATATAGAGGATTTCACGAAAATTCAAGGAATCGGTAAAGGAACAGCCACCGTTATTAATGAGTTTATTGAAACCGGCAAATCTTCTGTGCTCGAAGAATTAAAACAAGATGTCCCACAAGGGCTAATCTCTTTGCTGAAACTTCCTGGATTAGGTGGGAAGAAAATTGCGAAACTATACCATCAATTGCAAGTTATTGATATTGAAACATTAAAAAAAGCTTGTGAAGAGAAAAAAGTGCAAGAATTAGCGGGTTTCGGTAAAAAAACAGAAGAAAAAATATTAGCCGAGATTGAAGAGTTAGGAAGTAGACCTGAGCGGTTACCTTTAGCGTTTATGCTTCCGGTCGCTGATGATATAGAAAATATCTTGCAATCTTTCCATTCTATTGAGCAGTTCTCTAGGGCAGGTAGTATCAGAAGGTTAAAAGAAACGATAAAGGATTTAGATTTTATTATATCAACCAATCACCCTCAAAAAGTGAGGGAACAGCTTCTATCTATTCCTCATATTGTGGATGTCATTGCAAATGGGGATACGAAAGTATCGATTGAACTTGAGTATGATTATCATGTGAGTGTAGATTTCCGCCTTGTGAAAAAAGAAGAGTTTGCTACTACGTTACATCATTTTACAGGCTCGAAAGACCATAACGTTAAAATGAGACAATTAGCAAAAGAGCGCGGGGAAAAGATTAGTGAGTACGGTGTTGAAAAAGTTGAGACGGAAGAAATACAGCATTTTGAAACAGAGGAAGCATTTTTTAATCATTTTGACTTGCCTTTTATTACACCTGAATTGCGAATTGATGGTTCGGAAGTGGACAAGGTAGATGAACTGTCACTACTTATTGACCAAAAGGATGTAAAAGGTGATTTACATATGCACTCAACATGGAGTGATGGTGCTTATACAATTGAAGAAATGGCAGAGGCTTGTAGAAAAAAAGGCTATCAGTATATGGCGATAACGGACCACTCACAGTTTTTGAAGGTAGCCAATGGTTTAACACCACAACGCTTGAGGGAACAAAAGAAAGAAATTGATGCGTTAAATAAAAAATATCATGATTTTTATATTTTCTCAGGAATTGAAATGGATATTTTACCGGATGGAACGTTAGATTTTGATGATGACGTTTTAAAAGAACTTGATTTTGTCATTGCTTCGATTCACTCTAACTTTTCTCAAGATAGAGAAAAGATTATGGAGCGTTTAAAGGTGGCTTTAAAAAATCATCATGTTAACATGATTGCTCATCCAACAGGTCGATTAATTGGGAAAAGAAAAGGCTATGAGATTGACGTGGATGGGCTTATTGAGCTGGCGAAAGAAACAAACACGGCATTAGAGTTAAATGCCAACCCTAATCGATTAGATTTACGTATGGAACACTTAGTAAAAGCACAAAAGAAAGGGGTAAGACTGGTTATAAACACGGACGCTCATAATATTGATATGTTAGGGCATATGAATATTGGAGTGGCCGCGGCTAGAAGGGCAAGAATCTTGTCCGGAAACGTTTTAAATACGATGGATGTAAACCAATTAAAAGATTTTTTGTACAAATAA
- a CDS encoding M3 family metallopeptidase, translated as MNQTFFINGEEYSIGKVQSTVMENGDRELRRKLFMQSSKIAKENETLFRELLKIRNTLAQQRGFDNYYELVFNLKEINTNTYFKEMNLFFRENKRKNGILE; from the coding sequence ATGAATCAAACATTTTTTATTAATGGTGAGGAGTACAGCATAGGAAAGGTACAATCGACTGTTATGGAGAATGGTGATCGTGAACTGCGAAGAAAACTGTTTATGCAATCAAGTAAAATTGCCAAAGAAAATGAAACTCTTTTTAGAGAGCTATTGAAAATTAGAAATACACTTGCTCAACAACGTGGATTCGACAATTATTATGAACTTGTTTTCAACCTTAAAGAAATTAATACTAATACATATTTTAAAGAAATGAATCTCTTTTTTAGAGAAAACAAAAGAAAAAACGGAATATTGGAATGA
- the sspI gene encoding small acid-soluble spore protein SspI — translation MNLNLRHAVLANVSENTPAQLEDTIVDAIKSGEEKMLPGLGVLFEVIWQTANEADREEMLQILEQGLKK, via the coding sequence ATGAATTTAAATTTACGACATGCCGTCCTTGCTAATGTTTCCGAAAATACACCAGCACAATTAGAAGATACGATAGTAGATGCGATTAAAAGTGGTGAAGAAAAAATGTTACCAGGATTAGGCGTTCTGTTTGAAGTGATTTGGCAAACCGCAAACGAAGCTGATCGTGAAGAAATGCTTCAAATATTAGAACAAGGGTTAAAGAAATAA